ACATCCTCCATGGAAAATGTGCCGAAACGGTCAAGAAAACGGCTTATTTGGCTTTTGGGGGCGGAGTTAGGAGCGATCAGCCATTCATAGATGATTGTTGTAAGCATCAGTTCATCTATGTTTGTGTGCAGGCGCGCGTCTCCCGTGAGTTCATAAAGTGCCGAGAGACGATACTCACTGTCAAAACGGCCGGCAAAATAACCGGCAATGTCCTGGATCAGAGAGAGTCTGGCGGGCATTTTACGGGTTCCCTTTTTCAGGCGGCTGATCTGTGCGGTATCTATATCCAGTGCACGGGCGAGCATCACATTTTTTGTGGCGGTAAGGGATAACAACGCCGATAATTTTTCAGAAAATTCCATGTACAATACCTCCTGTATACAGTATAGCAGGAAGAAGTGCAAATATCAATCAAGAAAAGTCAATAAAATTGACAAAAACTCAACTTGCCACTATTGGTATAAATGTTGCAAAAAGTAAAAATCGCCTGTATAATGTAATATAACATCATTGCAAGCTGTTGATTTGGTGAATAAAATCCAATTTCGTTGCAAAAATGGCAATAAAATTGCAAACAGCACAAAGACCATGCGGGAGCAAAGTGTCAATAATATTGTGAATAGAGGACTTGAAAGACCGTTCCGATTGTTGCGATGACTGCTGATGCTTATAACAAAGATGTTCAAAAATCACTTGGAAGAAGATTAAGAGGGGGACCAAAATGGAAGCAGAAAAAATCTTTGATGCTCTGCAGCATACCGGTATCTACATTGTGGATAGGGAAACTATGATTACTTACTATGAAAACCCGATTGCTCAGCAATATTCTGTAAAAGAGCGAATTGGGAAACCCTGTTATTCCAGTCACGGAAATACCTCCATGTGTAGTTCCTGTCCGATTCGCACCCAGGAACATGTTAGCTTTGTCAGCCGGGGAGATCTGAACATGGTTTTTATTGTCCGCAGTGTGGAAATCACCTGGAATGGACGTCCTTCCTATCTGATTTCTGTTGCGAAACAGATGGATCTGCCACACATGACAGAATACGATAAGTCCATGAATCGTATGAGCAGAGCTTTGCAGTGTTCTGTGAGTGTGTATACTGAAATTAATCTGGAAGCCATGAGCTACCGCCGGATCAAGCTGAAAAATGTGCAGCGCTTCGACACAGCGCCTGTTGGGGATTATGCCAGGGTATTTGAATTGATGTGTCAGAATGAAATACATCCGGACGATGTGGCGAGAGTCAGAGAGAATCTGGCGCCCGATATCCTCCATGCTATCAGCGCAGACAGCAAGGGCGCCAGCGAGTTCAGTGTTCGATATCGGCTGAAAAATGCTGAGCCCATGGTAATGATGGAGACGCGTGTTATCATCCTGCGCGATGAACTGCCTCATTATGCGGTGTGTATCGTTACTGATGTGACGGAAGAAACCATGCGCAATGAGCAGATTGATGCGCTGTCTAACGTTCTGCAGAATGTGGCTGTTGGAATGTTTGTATTTGAACTGGATCAAAATGACTGCCATGTGGTAATTGCAAATCCGGCTGTCTGTAAAATGATGGGCATTGACAGAGAGAAGACGTTAGGTATTCAAAACGAACAAATTTTATCTTTGACCCACCCTGATGATGTTCCGTTGATTCAGAACGTCATTCGAAAGATGAGTGTTCCCGGCGGTGCGATGGATTATGAATACCGCACGCTTAACAAAAGAAGCGGAAATTATATCTGGCTGTCGGCAAAGGCAAGAAGTATGGCCAGCCCGGACGGAAAAGTATTGGCATATATTTCATATTATGACATTACGGAAGCCAGAAAGCTGCGTGAATTACAGGCTGCTCTGGAAGCGGAAAAGAAAGCCACAGAAGCAAAATCAGGTTTTCTGGCTAACATGAGCCATGAGATTCGTACGCCAATGAACGCAATCCTGGGAATGACTGAGCTGGCGATAGGCATGGTTCATGATAACGATGTGGTAGCAGAATACCTCAAACAGATCAAAGAGTCCAGTGATTATCTGCTGGGTATCCTTAATGATATACTTGAAATGAGCCGGATCGACAGCGGTAAGGTTTCGCTGAATAAAGAGTGGATCGCTCCCCGGGAGATTCTGACCCCCGTGTTGAATATGATTTCGCCGCGGATGACGGAGAAAGGTATTACTTTTACATACGATCCCCGTATACTCCGGAGGTCAAGGATCAAATTCTTGATTGATCCGCAGAAAACAAAACAAATGCTGATGAATCTGCTGAATAATGCCTGCAAATTTACGCCGGAAGGAGGACAGGTCAAGTTGTCGTTTCGCAATATTTCTATCGATCGTTCCAATGGCACGGCGCTGGACCATATTATTATTGAAGACGATGGCTGTGGGATGAGCAAAGAATTTCTTCAGAGGATTTTCCAGCCATTTGAGCAGGAACGTATTTCACAGACAGCTTCTGTTCAAGGGACAGGTTTGGGACTTGCCATCTCCCGAACCGTAGCGAGACAGATGGGTGGGGACATTACAGTGGTCAGCGAACTAGGAAAAGGATCTGCATTCACGATTACCTTTCCATATCAGTACCGGCTCACTGATGCCGATGAGGAGACAGTGGATTCGAACGATCAGCACATCAGCGACTCCGTGCTAGCAGGCAAAAGGATTCTTTTGGCGGAAGATCATCCCCTTAACGCACTCATAGCGACGAAACTCCTGGAAAACCAGGGAATTGCGATTACACATGTCAGCGACGGGGAAGGAGCGGTGAAGATTTTTGCATCTAATCCGCCGGATACCTATGCAGCAATCTTGATGGATGTTTGTATGCCCAACATGGACGGTTTAACGGCGACAAAAGCCATTCGTTCCATGGCGCGTGAAGATGCAAAGACGATTCCTATCATCGCTATGACGGCCAATGCTTATGATGAGGACAGAAAAAAGTCAAAAGAAGCAGGTATGAACATCCATCTGACAAAACCAATTGTGCCGGCAATTTTATATGATACATTAAAGAAATGTATGAAGACATGAGGTTCATGTTATTAAAATTATTTTCTCCTACCCGGTTCTGTGGTATGACATGCAGGGACGTATGTCGTTGCATTTTCAGCAGTAATCTGCTACAATAAACAGATAATATAATGAGCAGGATACAGACAAAAGGCACTTGGGCTTACACGGTCCGGTGCCCTCTGTTTATGCGGAGGAGATGAATCAATGGAAGCACACAGAACGGTATTAATCGTAGAAGACAATCTGATTAACCGGGAGATACTCAGGGAAATCCTGGCTTCGGAATATCAGGTACTGGAAGCCGGAGACGGGCAGGAGGCACTCTCTATCCTGGAAAAACAGAGTGATAAAATCTCTTTAATACTGCTTGATATTGTTATGCCGGTTATGGACGGCTTTACATTTCTTTCGCATGTCAAGAAGGAACCCTCCTTCGCATCGATTCCTGTGATCGTCACTACACAGAGCAACAGTGAGAAGGACGAAGTGACCGCCCTGTCCCACGGCGCTGCTGATTTTGTCCCAAAACCTTACCGGCCGCAGATTATTCTGCACCGCGCGGCAAATATTATCAACCTGCGGGAAACTGCTGCCATGGTGAATCAGCTGCAGTATGACCGTCTGACAGGAATCTATAATAAAGAATATTTTTATAAATGTGCCAGAGATATACTTATGCAGAATCCCGGCGAGGAATACGATATTATCTGCTCTGATATTGAGAATTTCAAACTGGTCAACGATATCTTCGGCACTTCAGCCGGGGACTGCCTGCTTCAGGAAATCTCCGGGCTGTACCGGGAAATCATAAAAGGAGCCGGCATATATGGCCGAATTGGTGCAGACCAGTTTGCCTGTATGAGAAAACGCAGCTGCCGATATACAGATGATATGTTCATTCATTTCATACAACGTCTGAATGCGCGGTCCTGTGCGAAAAATGTCCTTATGAAATGGGGCATTTACTCCGTGGAAGACCGGGGGCTGCCGGTGGAGAAGATGTGTGACCGGGCGTTGCTGGCCGTACGCAGCATAAAGGGACAATACGGGAAATACTTTGCCTTTTATGACGATGCACTCCGCGATAAGCTGCTGCGTGAGCAGTCCATCACTGATGAAATGGCAGCCGCCCTGCTGCAGGGACAGTTCGAGGTTTATTTTCAGCCTCAGTACCGCATCGCAGACGGCAGTCTGGCCGGTGCTGAAGCCCTGGTGAGATGGATACACCCCAAGTGGGGGCTTCAGCCGCCCTCAACATTCATCCCGCTGTTTGAAAGGAATGGCTTTATCACCAGGCTGGATCAGTTCGTGTGGGACAAAGTCTGTGCGGTCCTGCAGAAATGGGACAATATGGGGTATCTCCCGATATCTGTTTCGGTCAATGTCTCCAGAGCGGATATCTACAATATCGATCTCGCTGATGATCTTCTGCGGATCGTCCGTAAGTATGGACTGACAGCGTCGCGGATACCGCTGGAGATCACCGAGAGTGCTTACACGGAAAATCCCAGTCAGATTATTGAAACTGTCCGGTCATTAAAAAGACTGGGATTTGAGATCGAAATGGATGATTTTGGGAGCGGCTATTCGTCACTCAACATGCTCAATGAAATGCCGCTGAATGTTCTGAAACTTGACATGCGTTTTGTACAAAGTGAGACAGCCAAGCCCAAAAACAGGAGCATTCTCCGCTATATCATGGAGATTGCCCGATTTCTGGGACTCCGTGTCGTGGCAGAAGGTGTTGAGACGAACGAACAGCTGGAGCGGCTGCGAGATCTCGGTTGTGACTATGTTCAGGGATACTATTTTGCCAGGCCAATGCCTATCGAAGAGTTTGAAAAACTGATAAAAAGATAGGGAGGAGGAACATCATGCCGCTTTCATTGTATTTCGGGTGGGGTCTGATGCTGCCGGTCATTCTGTCACTGCTGTATGGCATTGCAGCACATCGCGCTTTGGCGGCTCTTGGATATCGTCAGAAGAATACTGTCTGGGCGAGGCTCAGAGCTGCACTTCCGTCTCTGCTCCTGTTTACGCTATGGGGAATGGTCGATGTACCGTTGCCGGTTATATACATCCTTGCCTTCCTGGGCAAGCTGTTTCAGCTGCTTCGAAGGAACGACAGCCGTTTTAAGGAACAGTTTATCATCAATCTGACACATCTTATGACAATGGCGCTGCACATGGTGCTGATCGGCGTCTTTTCGATATGCGTGAAAATATCGATGAATGATCTTCTGAAGCTCCCTTTCTGGAGAATTGCCACTATGAGTACGGTGCTGGCGGTAAATATTCTGTTCGCCTGGCTGCTGCCAAGATGGAGTACGCTTCTCGGTGTGCTGCTTACACAGTCGGAAAGTGAGGAGGTGCGTCCCTTTCTGACTTTTTTATGGTTCTGCAATCTGTATCTGCTGCTGGACAGTGTGCTCTGCGTTGTCAGAATCGACTGGAAACGGCTGCCGGTGTTTTTGATCGGAAGCACTTTGCTGATGGAGTTTTATCTGATCCGTTTTCTTGGCCACCTGTACAGTCTTCTGAAGGTGCGGTATCTGGAAGAGGAGCATGAACAGCTGATAAGGGAATTGGCAAGGAGGAATCAGAGTGCAGAAAAATGGCGCAGTATAGGTACGCTGGATTCTCTGACCGGCATTTTTTCACGGCGCTATATCATGGAGCATACAGCTGCACTTCTTCAGGCAGATACTCAGTTTTCCCTTGTGTTTATTGATCTTGACTGCCTCAAGCAGATCAATGACAGACAGGGACATCATGCCGGTGACCATTATCTTATACAATTTGCAAAAGTATTACAGTCATGTCTGCGCGGCTCGGATATATTTGCAAGGGTGGGCGGTGATGAGTTCGCGGTGCTGTTTCCTGAGTGTCCTATGGAAACAGCGGTGAAACGGATGGAGGAAATCCGTTCCCGGATGACGGAACAGTACAGTCCCCCATTTTCCTTCAGCTTTGGAGTTTCCTGCACATCTGATAACTCGGAAGAATCGGCAGAAGACTTATTCAGCCGGGCGGACGAGGCGATGTACCGGGATAAAAAGAACCGATCAGGATAGGGGAGGAGGAACAAATGCACTTACTTTTACTGACTGCAGCTGCATATTTTTATTTCAACCAAAGGTACTTTTGCATGGCAGAAAAATTCTGCGAAATGCAGTCTCCCCGCAGGCTGTTTGTACCGCTTTGCTTTGTCGTTAACTATTCGTTCTTCTATCTGTGCAGCGTACTGGAATTTCCGCTCACTGTGAACTGGTTCCTGTTTGCATTTTTGCTGTTTTTTGAGACGCTTCTGTACAATAAGGGGGAAAAGCGGTGTGCGCTGTTTGCCGCGCTGCTGGGGATTCTCTACGGACTCGCATCCAATATCTTTTGCCGCAGCATCGCTGCTATCGTGATGGACAAGCCGCTTCAGCACTTTGACAATCATGTTTCGAGCACAGCCAACCTGAAGGGGATACCCGTCTTTCTGGGCTTTATGCTCACAGGACTGATCATGCAGCTCCTGAGCGGGCAGGTCTTTACAGAGAGGATGCGCCGAATACTGAGGCATCCGTGGCATCAGGCATTCTTGCTGGAGATGATGGCGGGGCTGTTTTTCTATATGTTTCTCAATCTGCTCCTTTATTCAACGCCGCTCAACGATGTATTCCTGAAGGTATGGAGCATCAAATCCTGCATGTTCAGCATTGTGGGACTTTATATAGCGGTCCGGTACACCATCCGTATCTGTGACATGGAGGATTACAGGGAGAAAAACCGGAGTATACAGCGGATGCTGGAGGAGCGAAGACGGGAAGAGGAAGAGCTGCGGCAGCAGGCAGCTGCAGATCCGCTGACGGGGCTTTATAACCGCCAGTATGCAGATGAGAAGATCGAATCCATGCTGAAACAAAAAATCCCTTTTACCGTCTGTTTTTTGGATTTGGACGGACTCAAATATGTCAACGATCAGTTTGGTCACGAGGAAGGCGACCATTATATTCTGACGGCTACGGATCATATCCAGCGCAGCTGCCGCTGTGGAAAAGATCTGCTCTGCAGATATGGCGGGGATGAGTTTCTGATTCTGTTTGAAGGACTTTTAGCGGAAAAAGCGGAGGAGAAGGCAGAAGCGATCAATCGTGATCTGGGCAGAATAGGATGCGATGGGGATTTCCCGTATTCTATGTCACTGAGCTGCGGCGTGGTGGAGAGTCCTTCATATTCAGACGGTGCAGCCATGATCCAGGAGGCTGACCGAAAAATGTACGAACAGAAACGCAAAAAACGGCGGGCACGTGATCAGAGCCTGGTCCCCTGAAAAATATTGCTTTTCCATAACCAGTTAGATATAATATGAACAAGGAAAATAAAAATTACAGTGATCAGGAGAACAATTATGGATGACCGGGGGTTGCGTCTGGAAAAGAAAGCAGGATATTTTAAGTGGATGCTGGATGAATACGTGGGAAATGTCTATGTCTGCGATATGGATACATACGAGCTGTTATATCTGAATCAAAATGCCTGCGAAACGCTGGGAGTTCCCATAGAAAAAGTTCTTGGCCGCAAATGCTATGAAGTGATCCAGGGCAGGACATCGCCATGTCCTTTTTGCACGAATGACCGTATAACGGAGGATGAATTTTACGAATGGGAATTCTTCAATCCCGTTTTAGACCATAAGTTTATGATCAAAAATCGTGTGATAGACTGGGAAGGACATCGGGCGAGACTTGAACTTTCACACGATGATGACAGCACGGAATATAAGATTGCGAAAAAAAACCGGGAGCGGTCGGCAATCCTGAGGACGATTCCGGGAGGTTTTGCCCGGCTGGATGCCCGTGATATGAGGACTGTTCTATGGTATGGGGGCGATTTCCTGCGGCTCATCGGCTATACAGAGGATCAGTTTATCAATGAGCTGAATTCCCAGTGTACTTATGTACACCCCGACGATTTGGAGCGGGCAATCAGCGTCATGCAGGAATCAAAAGCCACCGGTCATGATACGACCATGGAGACACGTATCATAACCCGCGATGAAAAGGTCAGAATACTGACGATGACTTTCAGCTATGTCAGCAGCGAAGAGAGCTGGGATGGTATAGAATCATTCTACAGTGTCGGCATTGATATCACAAAAGACCGTGAGGAGCAGGCAAGACAGCGAAAAGCGCTGGAAGATGCATGCCAGGCAGCACAGGTTGCAAGTGCCGCCAAATCCAATTTTCTTTCTTCCATGTCACACGATATCCGTACGCCTATGAATGCCATAATGGGAATGGCGGCTATTGCCCGGGCGAATCTGAACAGCCCCGGTAAAGTGTATGACTGCCTGAATAAGATAGGCACATCCGGCAAACATTTACTGAGCCTGATCAATGAAGTCCTGGATATGTCTAAGATAGAGAGCGGGAAAATAGACCTGGCATTGGGACAGGTAAATCTGCCCGGTATATTACAGGATGTAATGGATATGTGCGGCCCCCTGATCAACGAAAAACGTCAGCAGTTTCAGATCAGTATCGGACAGGTACAGCATGAAGAAGTGATTGCAGACGGTGACCGGCTGCAGCAGATTCTGATGAATCTCCTTTCAAATGCCATTAAATATACACATGAGGAGGGGACGATCACCCTTAGGATCAGTGAACAACCATCCCAGACTCACGGAAAAAGTCAATATGAGTTCACCTGTATCGACAGCGGGATCGGGATGTCACCGGAATACCTCTCTCACATCTTTGAACCGTTCTCACGGGCGGAAGATCCCCGGATCAGCAAGCTTCAGGGCACCGGACTTGGCATGACGATAACAGAGAATGTTGTCCGAATGATGAATGGCACAATCCAGGTGGAGAGTGAACTGGGAAAAGGCAGTAAATTTACGGTATCAGTACCAATGGAATGGTGCGGACAGGAGGAATCATTAAGCGATGAACTGCTGGGACTGCCGGTACTTGTCGTTGATGATGATCAGATTACGTGTGAGAATGCTGCTGCACTGCTGAATGAGTTGGGAATGCGCGGATACTGGGTAATGTCAGGGAGAGAAGCCATCGGCCGTATAGCAGCAGCCCATGATCAGAAGGATGACTTTTTTGCTGTTATTCTGGACTGGGTCATGCCGGATATGAATGGTTTAGAGACCGTCAGAGTCATCCGCGAAAAACTGGGTGACGATGTTCCGATTATCATCATATCAGCATATGACTACTCTGATATTGAAGAGGAATTTATAAGTGCAGGTGCAGATGCTTTTATCACCAAACCCCTCTTTAAGTCAAAAATGCTGCAGGTTCTGCAGCTGTTCATTTCTTCAGAGGAGTCCGATGCGGTGCATGCAGCAGATGAAAAGAAGGACCCTGAATTTTATGGTAAGAGAATACTGCTGGCGGAGGACAATGAAGTCAATCGTGAAATTGTTATAGAATTGCTGAGGGTGCATGATATCAGTGTAGATGCAGCGGAAAACGGACAACAGGCCATGGAAATGTTTGATACTTCAGAACCGGGAACCTATCATGCGATTCTTATGGACATTCAGATGCCAGTGTTAAATGGTTACGGTGCAGCTGCCGGGATAAGATCTCTGAAAAGGAGTGATGCGCAGAGTATCCCCATTATAGCACTGACTGCGGATGCATTCGCTGATGATATCGCCCGGTCGCAGAAAGCCGGGATGAATGCTCATATTGCAAAACCTGTAGATGTAAACTATCTGCTGGAGACTTTGCATAAGTGGATGGACTGATTTCACAGATGGATGTTCGGGAAAAATACAGGTATCATAAACAGATAGAAAGATAGTTTATCCGGAGAGGAGTATATATGACAACCAGGGTAGCAGTTATGGGGATTATTGTTGAGAAAACAGAGTCGGCAGGTAAGCTGAATACACTGCTTCACGAATACGGGGATTATATGATCGGCAGAATGGGGATCCCTTACAGGAAGCGTGGGATCAATATTATTTCAGTATGTCTTGATGCTCCGCAGAATACGATTTCAGCGCTTGCGGGGAAAATAGGCAATATTGACGGGATCAGTGTAAAGACCTCTTATTCCAATGTTGCCTATGAAGAGTAAGGTGGTAATGGACCTGGCAAAACAACTGGCTGAGCAGAGACGCTTGACGGAGGATGAGTATGCGCATCTTATCCGATTCCGTACAGCTGAATCTTCCGTGTATCTTGCTAAGCGCGCGGATCAGATACGAAAGAAGATATACAAAAATCATGTGTATATCCGCGGGCTGATCGAAATCAGCAATATCTGCCGCAATGACTGTTACTACTGCGGGATACGCAGGTCGAATACGGCGTGCGAAAGATACCGGCTGACAAAACAGCAGATTCTCGGCTGCTGCCGGGAAGGATATGAGCTCGGTTTCCGGACCTTTGTCATGCAGGGCGGAGAGGGCACGTATCCGGTGGGAAAGATTGCTGATATCGTGAAGAGTGTCAAGGAACGATATTCGGATTGTGCCGTAACACTCTCACTCGGCGAGTATACCCGGGCGGAATACGAGATCATGCGTGATGCCGGGGCGGACAGATATCTGCTCCGTCACGAGACGGCGGACAGGGAACACTACAGGAAGCTGCATCCGGCCGTCATGTCCTGGGAAAACAGGATGCGGTGCCTTTATGACCTGAAGGAACTTGGG
The Ruminococcus gauvreauii genome window above contains:
- the hydE gene encoding [FeFe] hydrogenase H-cluster radical SAM maturase HydE; amino-acid sequence: MDLAKQLAEQRRLTEDEYAHLIRFRTAESSVYLAKRADQIRKKIYKNHVYIRGLIEISNICRNDCYYCGIRRSNTACERYRLTKQQILGCCREGYELGFRTFVMQGGEGTYPVGKIADIVKSVKERYSDCAVTLSLGEYTRAEYEIMRDAGADRYLLRHETADREHYRKLHPAVMSWENRMRCLYDLKELGFQVGCGFMVGSPYQTAESLAKDLKFIEKFMPDMCGIGPFIPQGDTPFRDIPAGSGELTVFLLSVIRLIKPNILLPATTALGTIMENGREQGILAGANVIMPNLSPLSERKKYSLYDNKICSGEESAQSVSTLRDHMRSIGYQIITAKGDIIK
- a CDS encoding GGDEF domain-containing protein gives rise to the protein MHLLLLTAAAYFYFNQRYFCMAEKFCEMQSPRRLFVPLCFVVNYSFFYLCSVLEFPLTVNWFLFAFLLFFETLLYNKGEKRCALFAALLGILYGLASNIFCRSIAAIVMDKPLQHFDNHVSSTANLKGIPVFLGFMLTGLIMQLLSGQVFTERMRRILRHPWHQAFLLEMMAGLFFYMFLNLLLYSTPLNDVFLKVWSIKSCMFSIVGLYIAVRYTIRICDMEDYREKNRSIQRMLEERRREEEELRQQAAADPLTGLYNRQYADEKIESMLKQKIPFTVCFLDLDGLKYVNDQFGHEEGDHYILTATDHIQRSCRCGKDLLCRYGGDEFLILFEGLLAEKAEEKAEAINRDLGRIGCDGDFPYSMSLSCGVVESPSYSDGAAMIQEADRKMYEQKRKKRRARDQSLVP
- a CDS encoding putative bifunctional diguanylate cyclase/phosphodiesterase, whose translation is MEAHRTVLIVEDNLINREILREILASEYQVLEAGDGQEALSILEKQSDKISLILLDIVMPVMDGFTFLSHVKKEPSFASIPVIVTTQSNSEKDEVTALSHGAADFVPKPYRPQIILHRAANIINLRETAAMVNQLQYDRLTGIYNKEYFYKCARDILMQNPGEEYDIICSDIENFKLVNDIFGTSAGDCLLQEISGLYREIIKGAGIYGRIGADQFACMRKRSCRYTDDMFIHFIQRLNARSCAKNVLMKWGIYSVEDRGLPVEKMCDRALLAVRSIKGQYGKYFAFYDDALRDKLLREQSITDEMAAALLQGQFEVYFQPQYRIADGSLAGAEALVRWIHPKWGLQPPSTFIPLFERNGFITRLDQFVWDKVCAVLQKWDNMGYLPISVSVNVSRADIYNIDLADDLLRIVRKYGLTASRIPLEITESAYTENPSQIIETVRSLKRLGFEIEMDDFGSGYSSLNMLNEMPLNVLKLDMRFVQSETAKPKNRSILRYIMEIARFLGLRVVAEGVETNEQLERLRDLGCDYVQGYYFARPMPIEEFEKLIKR
- a CDS encoding TM1266 family iron-only hydrogenase system putative regulator gives rise to the protein MTTRVAVMGIIVEKTESAGKLNTLLHEYGDYMIGRMGIPYRKRGINIISVCLDAPQNTISALAGKIGNIDGISVKTSYSNVAYEE
- a CDS encoding GGDEF domain-containing protein; this translates as MPLSLYFGWGLMLPVILSLLYGIAAHRALAALGYRQKNTVWARLRAALPSLLLFTLWGMVDVPLPVIYILAFLGKLFQLLRRNDSRFKEQFIINLTHLMTMALHMVLIGVFSICVKISMNDLLKLPFWRIATMSTVLAVNILFAWLLPRWSTLLGVLLTQSESEEVRPFLTFLWFCNLYLLLDSVLCVVRIDWKRLPVFLIGSTLLMEFYLIRFLGHLYSLLKVRYLEEEHEQLIRELARRNQSAEKWRSIGTLDSLTGIFSRRYIMEHTAALLQADTQFSLVFIDLDCLKQINDRQGHHAGDHYLIQFAKVLQSCLRGSDIFARVGGDEFAVLFPECPMETAVKRMEEIRSRMTEQYSPPFSFSFGVSCTSDNSEESAEDLFSRADEAMYRDKKNRSG
- a CDS encoding PAS domain-containing hybrid sensor histidine kinase/response regulator yields the protein MEAEKIFDALQHTGIYIVDRETMITYYENPIAQQYSVKERIGKPCYSSHGNTSMCSSCPIRTQEHVSFVSRGDLNMVFIVRSVEITWNGRPSYLISVAKQMDLPHMTEYDKSMNRMSRALQCSVSVYTEINLEAMSYRRIKLKNVQRFDTAPVGDYARVFELMCQNEIHPDDVARVRENLAPDILHAISADSKGASEFSVRYRLKNAEPMVMMETRVIILRDELPHYAVCIVTDVTEETMRNEQIDALSNVLQNVAVGMFVFELDQNDCHVVIANPAVCKMMGIDREKTLGIQNEQILSLTHPDDVPLIQNVIRKMSVPGGAMDYEYRTLNKRSGNYIWLSAKARSMASPDGKVLAYISYYDITEARKLRELQAALEAEKKATEAKSGFLANMSHEIRTPMNAILGMTELAIGMVHDNDVVAEYLKQIKESSDYLLGILNDILEMSRIDSGKVSLNKEWIAPREILTPVLNMISPRMTEKGITFTYDPRILRRSRIKFLIDPQKTKQMLMNLLNNACKFTPEGGQVKLSFRNISIDRSNGTALDHIIIEDDGCGMSKEFLQRIFQPFEQERISQTASVQGTGLGLAISRTVARQMGGDITVVSELGKGSAFTITFPYQYRLTDADEETVDSNDQHISDSVLAGKRILLAEDHPLNALIATKLLENQGIAITHVSDGEGAVKIFASNPPDTYAAILMDVCMPNMDGLTATKAIRSMAREDAKTIPIIAMTANAYDEDRKKSKEAGMNIHLTKPIVPAILYDTLKKCMKT
- a CDS encoding PAS domain-containing hybrid sensor histidine kinase/response regulator, with amino-acid sequence MDDRGLRLEKKAGYFKWMLDEYVGNVYVCDMDTYELLYLNQNACETLGVPIEKVLGRKCYEVIQGRTSPCPFCTNDRITEDEFYEWEFFNPVLDHKFMIKNRVIDWEGHRARLELSHDDDSTEYKIAKKNRERSAILRTIPGGFARLDARDMRTVLWYGGDFLRLIGYTEDQFINELNSQCTYVHPDDLERAISVMQESKATGHDTTMETRIITRDEKVRILTMTFSYVSSEESWDGIESFYSVGIDITKDREEQARQRKALEDACQAAQVASAAKSNFLSSMSHDIRTPMNAIMGMAAIARANLNSPGKVYDCLNKIGTSGKHLLSLINEVLDMSKIESGKIDLALGQVNLPGILQDVMDMCGPLINEKRQQFQISIGQVQHEEVIADGDRLQQILMNLLSNAIKYTHEEGTITLRISEQPSQTHGKSQYEFTCIDSGIGMSPEYLSHIFEPFSRAEDPRISKLQGTGLGMTITENVVRMMNGTIQVESELGKGSKFTVSVPMEWCGQEESLSDELLGLPVLVVDDDQITCENAAALLNELGMRGYWVMSGREAIGRIAAAHDQKDDFFAVILDWVMPDMNGLETVRVIREKLGDDVPIIIISAYDYSDIEEEFISAGADAFITKPLFKSKMLQVLQLFISSEESDAVHAADEKKDPEFYGKRILLAEDNEVNREIVIELLRVHDISVDAAENGQQAMEMFDTSEPGTYHAILMDIQMPVLNGYGAAAGIRSLKRSDAQSIPIIALTADAFADDIARSQKAGMNAHIAKPVDVNYLLETLHKWMD